The Mucilaginibacter yixingensis genome window below encodes:
- the cysM gene encoding cysteine synthase CysM, whose translation MSALIDLIGNTPMVEIKKLNPNPNVKIFAKLEGNNPGGSVKDRAALNMIRSAMERGDIRPGMKLIEATSGNTGIALAMIACLFDLEMELVMPSNSTRERTLTMEAFGAKVTLLEGIELCRDYAEEKAATGEYYLMNQFANPDNYLAHVKTTGPEIWRDTEGQITHFVSSMGTTGTIMGCSRYFKEQNKDIQIVGCQPSEGASIPGIRRWPEAYLPKIFEPERVDRVMDITEDEAINAARVLAKKEGVFAGMSSGGALAAALRLAAELDKGVIVFICCDRGDRYLSSNLFG comes from the coding sequence ATGTCTGCCTTAATTGACCTGATCGGTAACACGCCGATGGTGGAAATAAAAAAACTGAATCCCAACCCTAACGTTAAAATTTTTGCCAAACTGGAGGGTAATAATCCCGGCGGTAGTGTAAAAGACCGTGCGGCGCTGAACATGATTCGAAGTGCGATGGAACGCGGAGATATCCGTCCGGGCATGAAACTGATTGAGGCCACCAGCGGCAACACCGGTATTGCCCTGGCTATGATTGCCTGCTTGTTTGACCTGGAAATGGAACTGGTAATGCCCTCAAACTCTACCCGCGAGCGTACGCTGACCATGGAGGCCTTTGGCGCCAAGGTAACCCTGCTGGAAGGCATTGAGCTATGCCGCGATTATGCCGAAGAAAAAGCGGCAACCGGTGAGTATTACCTGATGAACCAGTTTGCTAACCCTGACAACTACCTGGCGCACGTTAAAACCACAGGTCCGGAAATTTGGCGCGATACCGAAGGCCAGATTACTCACTTTGTGAGCAGCATGGGCACCACCGGCACTATTATGGGTTGTTCAAGATATTTTAAAGAGCAGAATAAAGACATACAGATAGTTGGCTGTCAGCCAAGCGAAGGTGCGTCAATCCCGGGCATCCGCCGTTGGCCTGAGGCTTATCTGCCAAAGATATTTGAACCAGAGCGCGTTGACCGCGTAATGGATATAACCGAAGACGAAGCCATCAACGCCGCCAGAGTACTGGCCAAAAAAGAAGGCGTATTTGCCGGCATGAGCAGCGGCGGTGCATTAGCCGCAGCACTGCGTTTAGCTGCCGAGTTGGACAAAGGTGTGATCGTTTTCATTTGCTGTGACCGCGGCGACCGATACCTGAGCAGCAACCTGTTCGGTTAA
- a CDS encoding pyridoxamine 5'-phosphate oxidase family protein: protein MMNYGQIAFSDAARALQQEVGSRRTYEQMEKYNVTDGLTDNEVYFIANQDHFYMATTGPNDYPYIQHRGGPKGFVKVLDNKTLAFVDFSGNKQYITAGNIETNPKVALIMISYPHRARLKLYAKARIVQLDDDPALFDLIDPSEYKHRPERMLVLDVQAYDWNCPQHITPRYTTGEIEQAFAPQRQRMTELEAENKKLREELDALKGGHDDNLRRSD from the coding sequence ATGATGAATTATGGTCAAATAGCTTTTTCTGATGCGGCCAGGGCGTTGCAGCAAGAGGTTGGTAGTCGCCGGACTTATGAGCAGATGGAGAAGTACAATGTAACCGACGGTCTGACGGATAACGAGGTTTATTTTATTGCCAATCAGGATCATTTTTACATGGCCACAACAGGCCCTAATGATTACCCATACATACAGCACCGTGGCGGGCCGAAAGGCTTTGTAAAAGTACTGGATAACAAAACGTTGGCATTTGTAGATTTCTCTGGCAATAAACAATACATCACCGCAGGTAATATAGAAACCAACCCCAAGGTGGCGCTCATTATGATTTCATATCCGCACCGCGCCCGGCTAAAACTTTATGCCAAGGCCCGGATCGTGCAACTGGATGATGATCCCGCACTGTTTGACCTGATAGATCCATCGGAATATAAGCATCGACCTGAACGTATGCTGGTACTGGATGTACAGGCTTATGATTGGAACTGTCCGCAACACATCACCCCGCGTTATACCACCGGGGAAATTGAACAGGCCTTTGCTCCCCAACGTCAACGTATGACTGAGTTGGAAGCAGAGAATAAAAAATTAAGAGAGGAGTTAGATGCCCTGAAAGGCGGGCACGATGATAATCTGAGACGATCAGATTGA
- a CDS encoding DoxX family protein, translated as MNSKTAKTIYWAGASFMSLWFGASGFFELTRNPIVWGITQQLGYPPHFIYILGVAKLSGVIVLLTPNKLLRLKEWVFAGIFFDILFAFFSKITVLGFPATIDAIVAFTVISITYVMFRRLYPANYTTNSITVNA; from the coding sequence ATGAACTCAAAAACAGCAAAAACAATCTACTGGGCAGGTGCCTCATTTATGTCATTATGGTTTGGTGCCAGCGGTTTCTTTGAATTAACCCGTAACCCTATAGTATGGGGCATCACCCAGCAACTGGGCTACCCACCGCATTTTATTTACATACTGGGCGTAGCTAAACTATCCGGTGTTATTGTGTTACTCACTCCTAACAAATTACTCCGGTTAAAAGAGTGGGTGTTTGCCGGTATCTTCTTTGATATCCTCTTTGCTTTCTTCTCTAAAATTACCGTTTTAGGTTTTCCAGCAACTATTGATGCAATTGTGGCCTTCACCGTTATTAGTATCACTTATGTGATGTTTAGAAGGTTGTATCCCGCTAATTATACAACAAATAGCATTACTGTTAACGCTTAA
- a CDS encoding DUF4468 domain-containing protein, producing MNKAILTFLMAILFFVVKAQEPDLTYEYSGNPYYFSEIVKVDSAQLKSNLYAKSIQWFALTFKDSKSVLQMQDERNGLVIGKGTFPFQTTSGTKYYPGTIEYVTFTIKIQVKDGKYKYEISDYNVAGYGLIKDGVITKYPKVPFMAKKIHDLADKNFLSLQASVKANAELISSSLKNAMNKPLNDSF from the coding sequence ATGAATAAAGCAATCCTAACCTTTTTGATGGCTATTTTATTCTTTGTTGTCAAGGCTCAAGAACCTGATTTAACTTACGAATATTCTGGTAATCCCTATTACTTTTCTGAAATAGTAAAAGTTGATAGTGCTCAATTAAAATCCAATTTGTACGCAAAGTCTATTCAATGGTTTGCTTTAACATTTAAAGACAGCAAATCAGTATTGCAAATGCAAGATGAAAGAAACGGACTTGTTATAGGCAAAGGTACCTTCCCCTTTCAAACAACATCAGGCACTAAGTATTATCCGGGAACTATAGAATATGTGACATTCACAATTAAAATTCAGGTGAAAGACGGGAAATATAAATATGAAATATCTGACTATAATGTTGCGGGTTACGGATTGATTAAAGACGGTGTAATTACGAAATACCCAAAGGTTCCTTTTATGGCAAAAAAAATACATGATTTAGCCGACAAGAATTTTTTGAGCTTACAGGCATCTGTAAAAGCAAATGCTGAGTTAATCTCATCGAGTTTAAAAAACGCCATGAATAAACCTCTAAATGATAGCTTTTAA
- a CDS encoding thioredoxin family protein, whose amino-acid sequence MKPVKFLAVVAAVALSFGLVAFINRSSSPKIKPNNNFKADGFAVLELFTSEGCSSCPAADELLARIQQEAGNKPVYLLSYHVDYWDRLGWRDAFSQAEFSKRQYQYSRRLNAEVYTPQLVVNGKEEFVGSDERAITPAISQELSGKASASLTLKAQLTARKLNVNYQADGDVAGSELLLALVQKHAVSKVGAGENEGRLLKHAQIVRNLYKFDLPTDKKGTTQIALPATFNTKDWELVGFVQDEGTGVIKSAARAVIE is encoded by the coding sequence ATGAAACCTGTAAAATTTTTAGCCGTTGTTGCAGCCGTTGCGCTCAGCTTCGGCCTTGTTGCTTTTATTAATCGCAGCAGCTCGCCCAAAATCAAACCTAATAATAACTTTAAAGCTGATGGTTTTGCCGTGCTGGAACTGTTCACCTCTGAGGGCTGCTCCAGTTGCCCTGCGGCCGATGAGCTTTTGGCACGCATCCAGCAGGAGGCTGGCAACAAACCGGTGTACCTGCTATCATACCATGTAGACTACTGGGATCGGCTGGGGTGGAGGGATGCATTTAGTCAGGCCGAGTTTTCAAAACGCCAGTATCAGTATAGTCGCCGCTTAAATGCAGAGGTTTATACGCCGCAGCTGGTGGTGAATGGTAAAGAAGAGTTTGTGGGATCGGATGAGCGGGCCATCACCCCGGCTATCAGTCAGGAGTTAAGTGGTAAGGCATCAGCATCGCTTACGTTAAAGGCACAGTTAACAGCCCGCAAGCTTAACGTAAACTATCAGGCCGATGGCGATGTTGCCGGCAGCGAGTTATTGCTGGCCCTGGTGCAAAAGCACGCCGTAAGCAAAGTGGGAGCTGGCGAGAATGAAGGCCGTTTGCTTAAACATGCGCAGATAGTGCGCAACCTCTACAAATTTGATTTGCCGACTGATAAAAAAGGAACTACACAGATCGCTCTCCCTGCAACCTTCAATACAAAAGACTGGGAACTGGTTGGCTTTGTGCAAGATGAGGGGACAGGGGTGATTAAAAGTGCAGCACGTGCGGTGATTGAGTAA
- a CDS encoding LytTR family DNA-binding domain-containing protein: MNIIIIEDELRTAKSLENIILGLRPEAKIIGQYQSVERSVEALSGSLQPDLIFMDIQLADGLSFEIFKSVKITCPVVFCTAFDEYSLEAFKRNGVDYVLKPFSKEDIQEAFRKVDELKNFFQQKVVPDLGDLLSKLGGASPAGKTSFLVFKNQKYTTVHTDNIAFFYIRNEGTSIMGFDGQEYAISQSLDQITAAVSSKQFFRVNRQYLVNFKAIKEVEHYFLRKLYVKLIIETPDKLLINKEKSSAFLSWMEDR; the protein is encoded by the coding sequence ATGAACATCATTATTATTGAAGACGAGCTGAGAACAGCAAAATCACTCGAAAATATCATCTTAGGTTTACGCCCAGAAGCCAAAATTATCGGTCAGTACCAGAGCGTCGAGCGGTCGGTAGAGGCCTTGTCGGGCTCGTTGCAGCCTGATCTCATCTTTATGGATATCCAGCTGGCGGATGGCCTATCGTTTGAGATCTTTAAGTCGGTTAAAATTACCTGTCCGGTGGTGTTCTGCACCGCTTTCGACGAGTATTCACTGGAAGCCTTTAAGCGCAACGGCGTTGACTATGTGCTCAAACCATTCTCTAAAGAAGATATCCAGGAAGCTTTTAGAAAAGTAGATGAGCTTAAAAATTTCTTCCAGCAAAAAGTAGTACCAGATCTGGGCGATCTGTTATCAAAACTTGGTGGCGCATCACCCGCTGGAAAAACCAGCTTCCTGGTTTTTAAAAACCAGAAATACACTACGGTACACACAGATAACATTGCGTTTTTCTATATCCGCAATGAAGGAACTTCGATTATGGGTTTTGACGGGCAAGAATACGCCATCAGCCAGTCCTTAGATCAGATTACGGCCGCTGTATCGTCTAAACAATTCTTTAGAGTAAACCGCCAGTACCTGGTAAATTTTAAGGCTATAAAAGAGGTGGAGCATTACTTTTTGCGTAAATTGTATGTAAAGCTGATAATAGAAACACCCGACAAGCTGCTCATCAACAAAGAAAAATCATCGGCCTTTTTAAGCTGGATGGAAGACAGGTAA
- a CDS encoding sensor histidine kinase: MDKQKLKISPAVIWVSSVTIGLLSSVPQIAQQHFNLAEAVVNAAITSAFALAMWYVNLYMLARRPEQPNRQKISYSKLINTLLIGLLVMFGLAWVQQLILSHINFGPVMLMVEVRGILINLVFYMFLQLLQQNYENQYVNMELERIKNDNLGAQYELLKQQVNPHFLFNSLNTLKAMVETSDKDSVDFILKLSNFYRFTLESRKHDLIHLSEEMEIVKAYLFLQNARFEGGFTFTSDLDDEVLKTQIPPFTLQLLVENCIKHNVVSLDKPLHIRLYAADDRLILENPIQQKTGERNSLGVGLKNIQLRYEHLLHQQIDIVNNGQLFQVKLPLIS; this comes from the coding sequence ATGGACAAGCAAAAGCTAAAAATATCTCCGGCGGTTATCTGGGTAAGCTCTGTTACTATAGGTCTGCTATCATCGGTACCGCAAATTGCGCAGCAGCATTTCAATCTGGCCGAGGCGGTGGTTAACGCTGCTATCACTTCCGCTTTTGCGCTGGCTATGTGGTATGTTAACCTGTATATGCTGGCCCGTCGACCGGAGCAGCCGAACAGGCAAAAGATCTCTTACTCAAAACTCATCAATACCTTGCTGATTGGCTTATTGGTGATGTTTGGCCTGGCCTGGGTGCAGCAGTTGATCCTCTCGCACATCAACTTTGGTCCGGTGATGCTGATGGTAGAGGTGCGGGGTATCCTCATTAACCTGGTGTTTTATATGTTTTTACAACTGCTGCAACAGAACTATGAGAACCAGTATGTGAACATGGAGCTGGAACGCATTAAAAACGATAACCTGGGCGCACAATACGAACTGTTGAAACAGCAGGTAAACCCGCATTTTCTGTTCAATAGCCTCAATACGCTGAAGGCCATGGTGGAGACCAGCGATAAGGACTCCGTTGATTTCATCCTCAAGCTCTCTAACTTTTATCGCTTCACCTTAGAAAGCCGTAAGCACGACCTGATCCATCTGTCGGAAGAAATGGAGATTGTAAAAGCCTACCTGTTTCTGCAAAATGCCCGGTTTGAGGGTGGATTTACCTTCACCAGCGATTTGGACGATGAGGTACTGAAAACACAGATCCCACCGTTTACCTTGCAACTGCTGGTAGAGAATTGCATTAAGCATAACGTAGTCTCTTTAGATAAGCCACTGCACATCCGACTATATGCGGCCGATGATAGGCTGATATTGGAAAACCCCATTCAGCAGAAAACCGGCGAGCGCAACTCGTTAGGGGTGGGGCTGAAAAACATCCAGCTGCGTTACGAGCACCTGCTGCATCAGCAAATAGATATTGTTAACAACGGTCAACTATTCCAGGTAAAACTACCGCTAATTTCATGA
- a CDS encoding organic hydroperoxide resistance protein — translation METNVITSAVIEVKQVLYTGKVHIAGGRDGSAKSTDGRLDIALSSPGSKGAGTNPEQLFAAGWSACFIGAMRHNASAKKVALPENTTVDAEVDLGTNENGFLLQARLHVNLPGLSADEAKAIVEAAHNTCPYSKATRGNINITISVAV, via the coding sequence ATGGAAACCAACGTAATAACATCCGCAGTAATAGAAGTAAAACAAGTTTTATATACCGGTAAAGTGCACATTGCCGGTGGCAGAGATGGCTCGGCCAAAAGCACCGATGGCAGGTTAGATATTGCCCTCAGTTCGCCAGGCAGCAAAGGTGCCGGCACCAACCCCGAACAACTTTTTGCCGCCGGATGGTCAGCCTGTTTCATTGGTGCCATGAGGCACAATGCGTCGGCCAAAAAAGTAGCCCTGCCAGAAAACACCACCGTAGATGCAGAGGTAGATCTGGGCACAAACGAGAACGGCTTTTTACTGCAAGCACGTTTGCACGTAAACCTGCCCGGACTGTCTGCTGATGAGGCAAAAGCTATTGTAGAGGCCGCTCATAACACCTGTCCGTACTCAAAAGCTACCCGTGGCAATATCAATATAACCATCAGCGTAGCCGTATAA
- a CDS encoding alpha/beta fold hydrolase: MKSLHITRRLQLLSIATATFVAVQLAGPAVAAAETAPVTAQADTVHHASFTQIKQINAGDLNVGYAEVGPANGQPVILLHGWPYDINSYADASAILAAKGYHVFVPYLRGYGSTRFLSAQTVRNGQQAALALDIIAFMDALKIQKAVIGGFDWGARTADIIAALFPERCKALVSVSGYLIGSQQANVAPLSPKAELAWWYQFYFATDRGQAGYQANTYAFDKLIWQTASPQWHFDDATYNQSAEAFNNPDHVAIVISNYRWRLGLVKGEARFDAYERKLATAPAISVPTVTLEGDANAAPHPDPAAYAAKFTGKYAHHNITGGIGHNLPQEAPKAFADAIVEADGFAK; encoded by the coding sequence ATGAAAAGCCTTCACATCACCCGCCGCCTTCAGCTTTTAAGCATCGCCACCGCAACATTTGTGGCCGTACAATTAGCAGGTCCAGCCGTTGCCGCCGCAGAAACAGCACCGGTTACCGCTCAGGCTGATACTGTTCACCACGCATCATTCACCCAAATCAAACAAATCAACGCCGGCGATTTAAACGTAGGCTACGCAGAAGTTGGTCCGGCTAACGGACAACCTGTTATTCTACTGCACGGCTGGCCTTATGATATCAACAGCTATGCCGATGCCTCTGCCATCCTGGCTGCCAAAGGTTACCACGTTTTTGTGCCTTATTTAAGAGGCTATGGTTCAACCCGCTTCCTTTCAGCCCAAACCGTTCGGAACGGCCAGCAAGCTGCCCTGGCACTGGATATCATTGCCTTTATGGATGCCTTGAAAATTCAGAAAGCAGTAATAGGGGGATTTGACTGGGGCGCTCGTACTGCTGATATTATTGCGGCGCTGTTTCCTGAAAGATGCAAAGCCCTGGTATCGGTAAGCGGTTACCTGATTGGCAGTCAGCAAGCCAACGTTGCGCCGCTGTCACCAAAAGCAGAGTTGGCCTGGTGGTATCAGTTTTATTTTGCTACAGACCGCGGTCAGGCCGGTTATCAGGCTAACACCTATGCTTTCGATAAACTGATCTGGCAAACCGCATCACCTCAATGGCACTTTGACGATGCTACTTATAATCAATCAGCCGAAGCTTTTAATAACCCAGACCATGTGGCCATAGTAATCAGTAACTACCGCTGGCGTTTAGGCCTGGTTAAAGGCGAAGCAAGGTTTGATGCTTACGAAAGAAAACTGGCCACAGCCCCTGCCATCAGCGTGCCAACTGTAACTCTTGAGGGCGATGCCAACGCCGCGCCACACCCAGATCCTGCAGCTTATGCCGCAAAATTTACCGGCAAATACGCACATCATAACATCACCGGTGGTATTGGCCATAACCTGCCTCAGGAGGCGCCAAAAGCATTTGCCGATGCCATTGTAGAAGCCGACGGCTTTGCCAAATAA
- a CDS encoding helix-turn-helix domain-containing protein, which produces MSNPRREELIKEVLSNPRNQKDEVQALQDTIYVLGGKWRLPIINAICNGHRRFREIERSIPGITTRMLSRELKDMEANQLLKRTVLPTTPVTVEYSPTEYCHSFGDIILEMIKWGKDHRERLKANRE; this is translated from the coding sequence ATGAGTAACCCAAGACGAGAGGAACTAATTAAGGAAGTGCTGTCTAATCCCCGCAATCAGAAGGATGAGGTGCAGGCACTTCAGGACACTATTTATGTTTTAGGCGGCAAATGGCGCTTACCCATTATTAATGCCATCTGTAACGGTCATAGGCGTTTTCGCGAGATTGAACGCAGTATTCCCGGTATTACCACCCGTATGCTCTCGCGCGAGTTGAAAGATATGGAAGCCAACCAACTGCTTAAAAGAACGGTGTTGCCCACCACACCGGTAACGGTAGAATATTCGCCTACAGAGTACTGTCATTCCTTCGGCGATATTATTCTGGAGATGATTAAGTGGGGGAAAGATCACCGCGAACGGCTCAAAGCCAACCGGGAATAG
- a CDS encoding SDR family oxidoreductase: MENLKGKIAVVTGGNSGIGYATAQVLKQQGAEVIITGRRKEAVDQAAAELGATGLLADQAKLSDIEQLAADVKARYGKIDILFINAGVVQVSSIEGATEQTFDYMMDINLKGAYFTLSRFIPILNDGASVVFLSSNTASMNGVNSSIYSSSKAALNAVMKIAALELAPRKIRVNAVSPGPTKTEIMKKSGMDAEQLAQIDAWLIDQIPLKHIGVAENVGKVVAYFCGDAASFITGAEVVMDGGMSL, from the coding sequence ATGGAAAATTTAAAAGGCAAAATTGCAGTAGTTACCGGCGGCAACAGCGGCATTGGCTATGCAACAGCCCAGGTGTTAAAACAACAAGGTGCAGAAGTAATTATAACCGGTCGCCGGAAAGAGGCGGTTGACCAGGCCGCAGCCGAACTAGGCGCCACAGGCTTACTGGCAGATCAGGCCAAACTGAGCGACATAGAACAATTAGCCGCTGATGTAAAAGCCCGTTACGGCAAGATTGATATCCTGTTCATTAACGCCGGCGTGGTACAAGTATCCAGCATTGAAGGCGCTACCGAACAGACTTTTGATTATATGATGGATATCAATCTAAAAGGAGCCTATTTCACTTTGAGTCGATTTATCCCCATTTTGAACGACGGTGCTTCGGTGGTGTTCCTGTCGTCCAATACGGCCAGCATGAATGGCGTTAACTCTTCTATCTATTCATCCAGCAAGGCAGCGCTTAACGCTGTCATGAAGATTGCCGCGCTCGAACTGGCCCCGCGCAAAATCAGAGTAAACGCAGTGAGCCCCGGCCCTACCAAAACCGAGATCATGAAAAAATCGGGAATGGATGCTGAACAGCTGGCCCAGATTGACGCCTGGCTAATAGACCAAATTCCATTAAAACATATAGGCGTTGCCGAAAACGTGGGCAAAGTGGTAGCTTATTTTTGCGGAGATGCGGCCAGCTTTATCACTGGTGCGGAGGTGGTGATGGATGGCGGCATGAGCCTGTAA
- a CDS encoding AAA family ATPase, protein MPFLSRVSVSPPQDGSYLQHIPSLQNGLRLNLKTNVTFFVGENGSGKSTLLEGIAEQCGFGLRGGNRNHNFNTGYRFEGYEGALTRNVQLSWTPSRISDGFFMRAESFFNFATYIDELGGDKSAYGGKSLHEQSHGESFLALFNNKFENGVYILDEPEAALSPARVLAFMAIISQLERNGRAQFLIATHSPILICYPGATIYQFDDAGVHETKYEDTEHFYLTKSFLNNPSLYLRHLIDAKD, encoded by the coding sequence ATGCCTTTTTTATCGCGCGTTTCTGTATCGCCTCCTCAGGATGGCAGTTATCTGCAACATATTCCAAGTCTGCAAAACGGCTTGCGACTGAATCTGAAAACCAACGTCACTTTTTTTGTGGGCGAGAACGGCTCGGGTAAATCAACCCTGCTGGAAGGTATTGCCGAGCAATGCGGGTTTGGCTTGCGGGGCGGTAACCGTAATCATAATTTTAATACCGGTTACCGGTTCGAGGGTTATGAAGGTGCACTTACCCGTAATGTACAGCTCTCCTGGACGCCCAGCCGCATTAGCGATGGCTTTTTTATGCGTGCAGAAAGCTTCTTTAATTTTGCTACATATATTGATGAACTGGGGGGTGATAAGAGTGCCTACGGCGGCAAATCGCTGCATGAACAATCGCATGGCGAATCTTTCCTGGCGCTGTTCAACAACAAGTTTGAAAACGGGGTTTATATCCTCGATGAGCCCGAAGCCGCGCTATCGCCGGCAAGGGTATTGGCATTTATGGCAATTATCAGCCAGTTAGAGCGTAACGGACGGGCACAGTTCCTCATTGCCACACATTCCCCCATACTTATTTGCTACCCGGGTGCCACCATTTATCAGTTTGACGATGCCGGCGTACACGAAACCAAGTATGAGGATACCGAGCATTTCTATCTCACCAAATCATTTCTCAACAACCCATCATTGTATCTGCGCCACTTAATTGATGCGAAAGATTGA
- a CDS encoding GlxA family transcriptional regulator → MKHITILVPDGPNNLSSIVGSYKILTRANEYYNQREGKLLFKIELAGISKQVDYFDGLFSVKPHTHIANISKTNLVIIPSLNHNYEQAVAGNGELIGWIAAQYKNGAEIASVCTGAFLLAATGLLNGKSCSTHWAVSEPFRHRFPAVNLQTDRLITDENGIYTNGGAYSFLNLLLYLVEKYFDRETAIYCSKVFQIEMDRQSQAGFIIFKGQKQHEDDMVRDAQTYMEDHYRDKISVEDLSARFAVGRRHFDRRFIRATGNTPLEYLQRIKMESAKKAFETTRKTINEVMYEVGYSDMKAFREVFRKITGMSPLEYRGRYNKDAAA, encoded by the coding sequence ATGAAACACATCACCATACTGGTGCCCGATGGACCGAATAACCTGAGCAGCATTGTGGGCTCTTATAAAATACTCACGCGCGCTAACGAATACTACAACCAGCGCGAGGGCAAATTGTTGTTTAAAATTGAGCTGGCGGGCATCTCCAAACAGGTAGATTACTTTGATGGCCTGTTCTCGGTAAAACCGCATACCCATATAGCTAACATCAGTAAAACCAACCTGGTTATCATTCCCTCGTTAAACCACAACTATGAGCAGGCCGTAGCAGGCAATGGTGAGTTGATTGGGTGGATAGCCGCACAATATAAAAACGGTGCAGAAATTGCCAGCGTTTGCACCGGCGCATTTCTGTTGGCCGCCACCGGTCTGCTGAATGGTAAGAGCTGCTCTACCCACTGGGCGGTTTCAGAACCTTTCAGACACCGGTTTCCGGCTGTTAATCTGCAGACGGATAGGTTGATTACTGACGAAAATGGCATTTATACCAACGGTGGGGCGTACTCGTTTCTGAACCTGCTGCTCTATTTAGTAGAGAAATATTTTGATCGCGAAACGGCTATCTACTGCTCCAAAGTTTTCCAGATTGAGATGGACAGACAAAGCCAGGCGGGGTTTATCATCTTTAAAGGACAGAAACAGCATGAGGATGATATGGTACGCGACGCCCAGACCTATATGGAAGATCATTACCGCGATAAGATTTCGGTAGAAGACCTTTCGGCCAGGTTTGCCGTTGGCAGGCGGCATTTTGACAGGCGGTTTATCAGGGCCACGGGCAATACGCCGCTGGAATATCTGCAACGAATTAAGATGGAATCGGCCAAAAAAGCTTTTGAGACCACTCGCAAAACCATCAACGAGGTAATGTATGAGGTAGGTTACTCAGATATGAAGGCCTTTCGTGAGGTGTTCAGAAAAATCACCGGCATGTCGCCGTTGGAATACCGCGGGCGGTACAACAAAGACGCTGCTGCATAA
- a CDS encoding SRPBCC domain-containing protein encodes MNNQDLQFSNTFNKPAQEVFNAVNNVRGWWGEGIEGGTDQLNDEFIYRHGDIHYSKHKLVEVVPYKKVVWLITDSQLTFTKDQSEWTGTTISFEITENGDQTQLTFTHHGLTPQVECFEACSGAWGYYMQSLASLINTGQGKPDKKELQTAHT; translated from the coding sequence ATGAACAACCAGGATTTGCAATTCAGCAACACCTTCAACAAGCCTGCGCAGGAGGTTTTTAATGCCGTAAACAATGTGCGCGGCTGGTGGGGCGAAGGTATAGAAGGCGGCACCGACCAGTTAAACGACGAGTTTATTTATCGCCATGGCGATATTCATTATTCTAAACACAAGCTAGTAGAGGTTGTGCCCTACAAAAAAGTAGTATGGCTGATAACCGATAGCCAGCTCACTTTTACCAAAGATCAAAGCGAGTGGACCGGCACCACCATCAGCTTTGAGATAACCGAAAATGGCGACCAGACGCAGCTAACATTTACCCATCACGGACTTACGCCGCAGGTGGAGTGCTTTGAGGCCTGCTCCGGCGCGTGGGGCTACTACATGCAAAGCCTAGCTAGCCTGATCAACACCGGTCAAGGCAAGCCTGATAAAAAAGAATTACAGACAGCACATACCTAA
- a CDS encoding SRPBCC domain-containing protein, with protein sequence MNTTDFTVSFAVSQPAQDVFNAVTNVRGWWSENIEGNTANQGDEFVYQAQDLHYCKIRLTEVVPNQRVVWLVTYNYFKFTKDKAEWMGDQIVFDITEKDGQTELTFTQHGLTPQAECYDICSKCWTEYVTESLRNLITVGKGQPNEAECNAV encoded by the coding sequence ATGAATACTACCGATTTTACCGTGAGCTTTGCCGTTAGCCAACCGGCACAGGATGTATTTAACGCAGTTACCAACGTGCGCGGCTGGTGGAGCGAGAACATTGAAGGCAATACCGCCAATCAGGGCGATGAGTTTGTTTATCAAGCTCAAGACCTGCACTATTGCAAAATCAGATTGACTGAAGTGGTGCCTAACCAACGCGTAGTTTGGCTGGTAACCTACAACTATTTTAAATTCACCAAAGATAAAGCCGAATGGATGGGTGATCAAATAGTGTTTGACATTACCGAGAAAGATGGACAAACTGAATTGACGTTCACCCAGCATGGCCTTACCCCACAAGCAGAGTGTTATGATATCTGCTCCAAATGCTGGACTGAGTATGTAACCGAGAGCCTGCGCAACCTCATCACCGTTGGCAAAGGCCAGCCTAATGAGGCAGAGTGTAATGCGGTGTAA